The following proteins are co-located in the Sardina pilchardus chromosome 24, fSarPil1.1, whole genome shotgun sequence genome:
- the LOC134072772 gene encoding cAMP-dependent protein kinase inhibitor beta-like has product MTEVEPALDFASSTRSGRRNALPDILGSPAGVSPTDLPLKLAELSVTDGPGGAQSPTSEEAPAPPESAEVKDGS; this is encoded by the exons ATGACCGAGGTGGAGCCGGCGCTGGACTTTGCCTCCTCGACGCGCTCGGGGCGGCGCAATGCCCTGCCCGACATCCTGGGCTCCCCGGCGGGGGTCAGCCCCACTGACCTGCCCCTCAAGCTGGCCGAACTCTCCGTCACAG acgGTCCAGGTGGAGCCCAGTCCCCCACCTCAGAGGAGGCTCCAGCCCCACCGGAGAGTGCCGAGGTCAAGGACGGCTCCTAA